In Mangrovivirga cuniculi, the following proteins share a genomic window:
- a CDS encoding NAD(P)-dependent alcohol dehydrogenase gives MKAAVLTAYGSVENIQIKEVPDPIPETSEVLIKIHTCTVSAADCEIRRFDIQPLFWIPLRLVMGLFKPRKNKILGQEFAGEIIATGPDVKHFKIGDLVFGSGGFQMGCQAEYKCKNENTGIIHKPAGITFEEAVTIPLGGLNALHYLRKAKITSSDRVLIIGAGGSIGTYAVQLASKTGAHITATDSHEKLEMLKGIGANEVIDYKKEDFWLSKKKYDVIFDVSFKTGYSKCISALAPKGRYIPADYSLSLLLRGFMTTLFTSNKVIITLAGDKNEDLFELAKLIENKNIKPVVGKTYTLEEIPEANRHIEKGHKQGSLVVRVS, from the coding sequence TTTTAATAAAAATTCATACCTGTACTGTATCAGCTGCAGATTGTGAAATTCGCAGATTTGATATTCAACCGCTGTTCTGGATACCATTAAGATTAGTAATGGGATTGTTTAAACCCAGAAAAAATAAAATTCTGGGACAGGAATTTGCCGGAGAAATAATAGCTACCGGACCCGATGTAAAACATTTTAAGATTGGTGACCTGGTATTTGGATCAGGTGGATTCCAAATGGGTTGTCAGGCCGAATATAAATGTAAAAATGAAAATACTGGCATTATACATAAGCCTGCAGGCATCACTTTCGAAGAAGCTGTAACTATCCCTCTGGGTGGATTGAATGCATTACACTATCTTCGAAAGGCTAAAATCACGTCCAGTGACCGCGTTCTCATCATTGGAGCAGGTGGATCTATAGGCACCTATGCTGTTCAATTAGCCAGTAAAACCGGGGCCCATATTACCGCTACTGACAGTCATGAAAAACTGGAAATGTTAAAAGGAATTGGGGCCAATGAAGTAATAGACTATAAAAAAGAAGATTTTTGGCTATCAAAGAAGAAATATGATGTGATATTTGATGTCTCATTTAAAACGGGGTATTCCAAATGTATTAGTGCGTTAGCTCCAAAGGGCAGATACATTCCGGCTGATTATTCCCTGTCTCTTCTATTACGAGGATTTATGACCACACTCTTCACTTCTAACAAAGTGATTATCACACTTGCAGGAGACAAAAATGAAGACTTGTTTGAATTGGCTAAGTTGATAGAAAACAAAAATATTAAACCGGTTGTTGGTAAAACATATACACTCGAAGAAATTCCGGAAGCAAATAGGCATATTGAAAAAGGTCATAAGCAAGGGAGTTTAGTTGTAAGAGTTTCATAA
- a CDS encoding nuclear transport factor 2 family protein, whose product MKLSKTLLFLLLFISCSKKSIEKVEKRTIHEQLTSLNKAANSLDIDKFMDHFLKSDSTLFVFNANPAFGWQNIKIRRLECWDTIDTAYYKIYNQHIIPLSDSVFTATNFATSWAITKEGTEKNGRFTISMTWIKTSEGWKIIEAHESAAGFDIK is encoded by the coding sequence ATGAAATTATCTAAAACCCTCCTTTTTCTTTTACTATTTATTTCGTGTAGCAAAAAGTCCATTGAAAAAGTTGAAAAAAGAACCATTCACGAACAGCTAACCAGCCTGAACAAAGCGGCAAACTCATTAGATATAGATAAGTTTATGGATCACTTTCTAAAAAGTGATTCCACTTTATTTGTTTTCAATGCAAACCCGGCATTTGGATGGCAAAACATTAAAATAAGGCGGCTAGAATGTTGGGATACTATAGACACCGCTTACTACAAAATTTACAATCAACACATAATCCCCTTATCTGACTCGGTTTTTACCGCAACTAATTTTGCTACTTCATGGGCGATTACTAAAGAAGGCACAGAGAAAAACGGAAGATTTACCATTTCTATGACGTGGATAAAAACTTCAGAAGGCTGGAAAATCATCGAGGCACATGAATCGGCAGCTGGATTTGACATTAAGTAA
- a CDS encoding helix-turn-helix domain-containing protein — protein MELQTNSITELANRYINNTNRHIFLTGKAGTGKTTFLRQLVNSTAKKTAVAAPTGIAAINAGGVTLHSLLQLPFGVFIPDQYYSSAEFINTPRTVLSGFRLNKSKRKLLQELELLIIDEVSMLRADLLDCIDTVLRHARRKKNIPFGGLQILFIGDLLQLPPVVKDHEQGHLNNYYKNSYFFSAHALQENPPIYLELNKIYRQEDDRFVSLLNRFRNNEVTKEDIEYLNTNHYKEIDKDTLSEDHVRITTHNQKADTINLEALNKLTTKPRTFNADISGDFPESMFPVNPELQLKEGAQVMFTKNDGEDRRYFNGKIGTVTEINDDLIEVTCPDNDLPISVSPYEWHNIRYKLNKETNEVDEKIIGSFRQFPLKLAWAITVHKSQGLTFDKAILDLSDAFAPGQVYVALSRLRSLEGLVLSSPISDQMISNDEALTSYSNNKPEIEILEEQLKKDFKEYLRIHTSDAFDFSKLMYTLKDHLKSFEKLEGGSKKLPYREWTSELFSEAQKLSLTADKFIRQVRMITAEEGDVLPNLEERVSKAKEYFEPLLKSIQEKIGKQIDSLKLQTGVKTYTNELIELEASVFAQVKDLDKALQFIKETGKGNLLTRDKLNTEAKIQSRRATLNKIKSKVQKKSTREISYELYQAGSTIEDIAEQRGLSPNTIAGHMCYYVAQGEANVEDFIEKEKIDNILKVVDTIKSFKLNDIKEKLGDEYEYGDIKFALAFRESQEI, from the coding sequence ATGGAATTGCAGACCAACAGCATTACAGAATTAGCTAACAGGTATATTAATAATACGAACAGGCACATTTTCCTTACCGGTAAAGCCGGCACCGGAAAAACAACATTTCTTCGGCAGTTGGTAAATAGCACAGCCAAAAAAACCGCTGTAGCAGCTCCTACAGGTATTGCCGCAATTAATGCAGGTGGTGTAACACTGCATTCGTTATTGCAATTACCTTTTGGGGTATTTATACCTGATCAATACTATTCGTCTGCTGAGTTCATTAATACACCAAGAACGGTTTTATCCGGTTTCAGACTAAACAAATCCAAGCGAAAACTACTTCAGGAACTTGAATTATTAATAATTGACGAAGTAAGTATGTTAAGAGCCGATCTGCTGGATTGTATAGATACGGTTCTCAGGCATGCAAGGAGAAAGAAAAACATTCCGTTTGGAGGTCTCCAGATTTTATTCATAGGTGATTTACTTCAATTACCACCTGTAGTGAAAGATCACGAGCAAGGACATCTGAATAATTATTATAAAAACAGTTATTTTTTTTCTGCTCATGCCCTTCAGGAAAATCCTCCGATCTACCTCGAGCTTAATAAAATATATCGCCAGGAAGATGACCGCTTTGTGAGTTTACTCAACCGATTCCGAAATAATGAAGTAACAAAAGAAGACATAGAATATTTAAATACAAACCATTATAAGGAAATAGATAAAGATACTTTATCTGAAGACCATGTCCGGATTACTACTCACAACCAGAAAGCAGACACAATAAATCTTGAAGCTTTAAATAAACTAACGACAAAACCCCGGACGTTCAACGCGGATATTTCAGGAGACTTTCCGGAAAGTATGTTCCCTGTTAATCCTGAATTACAATTAAAAGAAGGTGCCCAGGTAATGTTTACCAAAAATGATGGTGAGGATAGAAGATATTTTAACGGAAAGATCGGTACAGTTACTGAAATAAATGATGACCTGATCGAAGTAACCTGTCCTGATAATGATCTTCCGATTTCAGTAAGTCCATATGAATGGCATAATATCAGATATAAGCTTAATAAAGAAACAAATGAGGTTGACGAAAAAATCATTGGTAGTTTCAGGCAATTTCCATTGAAGTTAGCCTGGGCAATCACAGTTCATAAAAGCCAGGGATTAACCTTCGACAAGGCAATTCTTGATCTTTCCGATGCATTTGCACCAGGCCAGGTTTATGTTGCTCTATCACGCCTGAGATCACTCGAGGGTTTGGTACTCTCCTCCCCCATATCAGATCAGATGATCAGTAATGATGAAGCGTTAACTTCTTACAGCAACAATAAACCTGAAATTGAAATACTTGAAGAACAATTAAAAAAGGACTTCAAAGAATATCTGAGGATTCATACTTCTGATGCATTTGATTTTTCAAAATTGATGTACACTTTGAAAGATCATCTTAAAAGTTTCGAAAAGCTGGAAGGTGGATCAAAAAAGCTTCCTTATCGTGAATGGACTAGTGAATTATTTTCGGAAGCTCAAAAATTGAGTCTGACTGCTGACAAATTCATCCGGCAGGTTAGAATGATCACAGCAGAAGAAGGCGATGTTCTACCGAACCTTGAAGAAAGAGTAAGTAAAGCAAAAGAGTATTTTGAACCCTTATTAAAATCAATCCAGGAAAAAATCGGTAAACAAATTGATAGCTTAAAACTTCAAACCGGTGTTAAAACTTATACAAACGAATTGATCGAGCTGGAAGCATCAGTTTTTGCCCAGGTAAAAGACCTGGATAAAGCACTTCAGTTTATTAAGGAAACAGGAAAAGGCAATCTTTTAACCAGAGACAAACTAAATACAGAAGCAAAAATTCAATCCAGAAGAGCTACCTTGAACAAAATAAAAAGCAAAGTTCAGAAAAAATCTACCAGGGAGATATCATATGAGCTATACCAGGCAGGTTCAACTATTGAAGATATTGCAGAACAGCGGGGCCTTTCGCCTAATACAATAGCCGGACATATGTGCTATTACGTTGCTCAAGGTGAAGCGAATGTTGAGGACTTTATAGAAAAAGAAAAGATTGATAATATTCTAAAGGTTGTTGATACTATAAAAAGCTTTAAACTTAATGATATAAAAGAAAAGCTGGGAGACGAATATGAGTATGGAGATATTAAATTTGCCCTGGCATTTAGAGAAAGTCAGGAGATATAA
- a CDS encoding DUF4249 domain-containing protein: MILKNKFQRVFILILLTFLLNGCIEPYDFVIENEGTNLVVEGYISNVSRNESTLFPSDGRYFSVKISYTSSVTNRLSQPVTDAFVELVDDDGNSWNYTETRDNNPAYYLYDTDFEALPDRKYQLRITLPNEEKFESEWVSLPSTQIKPMGSIDFEEASIDKYDYVDGKKEIITEEGVFVTVEIPENESGESVYYRWEYDPTWIIKTIIDANYTQETLPPTTCWAINKNYLTGYNLLEDIIGGYEKQVFFMPTHGNERIYEELSVLIIQQTLNKDYYNFWKELKESTSNSSINDQQPFNLNSNLKNSKTNEKISGYFDVVQEQAKRWYFNRYDLSYFVQNQREYICYETYGPAGPLPECANCLKYTNGEAVDIKPSWWGE; encoded by the coding sequence ATGATATTAAAAAATAAATTTCAACGCGTTTTTATATTAATACTTTTGACCTTTTTATTAAACGGTTGTATTGAACCATACGACTTTGTGATAGAAAACGAAGGGACTAACCTTGTTGTGGAAGGATATATTTCTAATGTATCAAGAAACGAATCTACCCTATTCCCAAGTGATGGCCGTTATTTTTCAGTAAAAATTTCATATACCAGTTCAGTAACAAACAGGTTAAGTCAACCTGTTACAGATGCCTTTGTTGAACTCGTCGATGACGATGGCAATAGCTGGAATTACACTGAAACACGAGATAATAATCCTGCATATTATCTTTATGATACCGATTTTGAGGCCCTGCCTGACCGAAAATACCAACTAAGAATTACTCTGCCTAACGAAGAAAAATTTGAATCTGAATGGGTATCATTACCTAGCACACAAATAAAGCCGATGGGTTCGATAGATTTTGAGGAAGCCAGTATTGATAAGTATGATTATGTGGATGGTAAAAAGGAAATTATAACAGAAGAAGGAGTTTTTGTTACCGTCGAAATACCTGAAAATGAATCAGGAGAATCCGTTTATTATAGATGGGAGTATGATCCTACCTGGATAATCAAAACGATTATAGATGCAAATTACACGCAAGAAACACTTCCTCCAACAACCTGTTGGGCTATCAATAAAAACTATTTGACCGGGTATAATTTATTAGAGGACATCATAGGTGGTTATGAAAAGCAAGTATTTTTTATGCCAACTCATGGAAACGAACGTATCTATGAAGAATTATCTGTATTAATAATACAGCAAACGTTAAATAAAGATTATTACAATTTCTGGAAGGAATTAAAAGAGTCCACCTCAAATAGTTCTATTAATGATCAGCAACCATTTAATCTAAACAGCAATCTAAAAAACTCAAAAACAAACGAGAAAATATCAGGTTATTTTGATGTAGTTCAGGAACAAGCCAAAAGATGGTATTTTAACAGATATGACCTTTCATACTTTGTTCAAAACCAAAGAGAATATATTTGTTACGAAACCTATGGTCCTGCAGGTCCTTTGCCTGAATGTGCTAATTGCCTTAAATATACCAATGGTGAAGCAGTAGATATAAAACCATCATGGTGGGGTGAATAA
- a CDS encoding DUF1643 domain-containing protein: protein MNLPENQEPEWIYKISGDDSARFVLGEKGNNMIACIGLNPGQARPGDLEGTLSFVKRIANFNGYDGWVMYNVYPQRATNPKNIHHQFDKDLIKENINIIRSSLLDLKINTIWLAYGDLIESRRLFKPSMIELYEVLKDLELEWKIISTPTKKGHPRHPLYKPTKSLLYHFEMEEYARKLLL, encoded by the coding sequence ATGAATCTACCAGAGAATCAGGAACCCGAATGGATCTATAAAATCAGTGGCGACGATTCAGCCAGGTTTGTCCTGGGAGAAAAAGGTAATAACATGATTGCTTGCATTGGTTTAAATCCCGGTCAGGCTCGCCCGGGAGATCTTGAAGGAACCCTAAGTTTTGTTAAGCGAATTGCTAATTTCAATGGCTATGATGGCTGGGTTATGTACAATGTATATCCTCAGCGAGCGACAAATCCAAAAAACATTCATCATCAATTTGATAAAGATTTGATAAAAGAAAACATAAATATTATCAGGAGTAGTCTCTTAGATTTAAAAATTAATACTATTTGGCTTGCTTATGGGGACTTGATTGAGTCCAGACGACTATTCAAGCCTTCCATGATCGAACTTTATGAAGTTTTAAAAGATTTAGAATTAGAATGGAAAATAATTAGTACCCCTACAAAAAAAGGCCATCCTCGTCATCCTTTGTATAAGCCAACCAAAAGCTTACTTTATCATTTTGAGATGGAAGAATACGCTAGAAAGCTTCTTTTATAA
- a CDS encoding formate/nitrite transporter family protein — translation MSENSQKNPDEIVEEQARFGFEIYELKNWKLFLSALIAGLEIGFSLVLMGYLHTVFKDIYPPDVLGLIVSFGYPIGFIFVIIGRSELFTEQTALAMIPVLNKSKNFVSLLTLWGLVLLGNLIGGLIFSYGFSWFGPAKGFVPESTLIELGEKFIKEPIGIVMGSAILAGWMMGLLGWLITSVQESISRIVLILLITIIIGMAGLHHCIVGSVEVLTAMWVSDSIDYKDYWQFLWPSVLGNLIGGAIFVSVLKFGLTTNYISAAKKNN, via the coding sequence ATGTCTGAAAATTCCCAGAAGAATCCTGATGAAATTGTAGAAGAACAGGCCCGGTTTGGTTTTGAGATTTATGAACTTAAAAACTGGAAACTGTTTTTATCAGCTCTGATCGCAGGATTGGAAATTGGTTTTAGCCTGGTTTTAATGGGGTATTTGCATACAGTTTTTAAAGATATTTATCCCCCAGATGTACTAGGGTTGATAGTTAGTTTTGGCTATCCTATCGGGTTTATTTTCGTTATCATCGGGCGATCAGAATTGTTTACAGAACAGACAGCCCTGGCCATGATTCCTGTATTAAACAAATCTAAGAATTTTGTTAGTTTATTGACGTTGTGGGGGTTAGTTCTGCTTGGAAACTTAATAGGAGGATTAATCTTTTCTTACGGTTTTTCATGGTTTGGCCCTGCTAAAGGATTTGTGCCTGAATCTACACTTATCGAACTTGGAGAAAAGTTTATTAAAGAACCGATTGGCATAGTTATGGGAAGTGCGATCCTGGCTGGCTGGATGATGGGATTATTAGGATGGTTGATCACCTCTGTACAGGAAAGTATCTCAAGAATTGTATTGATTTTATTAATTACGATAATTATCGGAATGGCAGGATTGCACCACTGTATAGTGGGTAGTGTTGAAGTGCTTACAGCAATGTGGGTAAGTGATTCGATTGATTATAAAGATTACTGGCAATTTCTATGGCCTTCGGTTTTAGGTAATTTGATTGGTGGTGCGATCTTCGTTTCTGTATTAAAATTTGGGCTGACTACTAATTATATTTCAGCGGCTAAGAAAAACAACTAA
- a CDS encoding AAA family ATPase, with amino-acid sequence MAETSFWTGSEKYLCDPALAQAFHMARTLGMPLLIEGEPGTGKTELPIHYANDRGLDLEVFPVGSKSNVEQFVARFDHVKYLRDSQIEILNAQREEKGLESKLTTGGRNPESLKDYVVKGPATIAYEKPNSVLLIDEIDKAPREFPNDLLYALSHRKFIMPESGEVVEVSEKDMPAIVITSNREQELPTAFKGRCIYHYIDFPGKETMEKIIEKHHPALDEKVVRAAMDVFYNLRRLGLERAPTTREILNWLKYMSEVAPEEAIKKINGLQGIGVLIKTQNDMEKVNRMIGADDSFYGSNLN; translated from the coding sequence ATGGCAGAAACATCTTTTTGGACAGGATCAGAAAAATATCTTTGCGACCCGGCATTAGCCCAGGCTTTTCATATGGCCAGAACACTTGGAATGCCTTTATTGATTGAAGGAGAACCGGGTACTGGTAAAACAGAATTACCAATACATTACGCCAACGACCGAGGTCTGGATCTGGAAGTTTTTCCTGTAGGGTCTAAAAGTAATGTCGAACAATTTGTAGCCCGTTTTGATCATGTAAAATATCTTCGTGATTCTCAAATAGAAATCCTCAATGCCCAAAGAGAAGAAAAGGGACTGGAAAGCAAACTTACTACCGGTGGAAGAAACCCGGAATCATTAAAAGATTACGTTGTAAAAGGACCGGCAACTATTGCTTATGAAAAGCCTAATTCGGTCTTACTTATTGACGAAATCGACAAAGCACCAAGAGAATTCCCTAATGACCTGCTTTATGCATTAAGTCACCGAAAATTTATCATGCCTGAATCGGGTGAAGTAGTCGAGGTATCTGAAAAAGATATGCCGGCCATAGTGATCACTTCAAATCGTGAACAGGAATTACCAACTGCCTTTAAAGGAAGATGTATCTATCATTATATTGATTTTCCGGGTAAAGAAACCATGGAAAAGATCATAGAAAAGCATCATCCTGCACTTGATGAAAAAGTAGTCCGTGCTGCAATGGATGTTTTTTATAATTTGAGAAGACTGGGACTTGAACGTGCTCCGACAACTCGAGAGATCCTGAACTGGTTAAAATATATGAGTGAAGTTGCCCCTGAAGAAGCAATAAAAAAGATCAATGGCCTACAAGGCATCGGGGTGCTAATCAAAACTCAAAATGACATGGAAAAAGTCAATCGCATGATCGGTGCTGATGACTCATTTTACGGATCTAATTTGAATTAA
- a CDS encoding DoxX family protein has translation MYIHTSKTQKVLRILLGLFMVFAAIGHLTFDRAEFQAQVPNWVPLSKDLVVILSGIAELSLGLAMVFLKKYRIETGIALAVFYVLIFPGNIAQYVNGTDAFGLDTDRKRLIRLFFQPVLILWALWSTGAWKYLFNKKETKKNHD, from the coding sequence ATGTATATACACACTTCTAAAACACAAAAGGTACTAAGAATATTGCTCGGCCTGTTTATGGTGTTCGCTGCTATCGGGCATTTAACATTTGACAGGGCAGAATTTCAGGCTCAAGTGCCAAATTGGGTACCTTTGTCCAAAGACCTGGTAGTGATACTATCCGGAATAGCAGAGTTATCATTAGGGCTGGCAATGGTCTTTCTTAAAAAGTATCGAATTGAGACCGGTATCGCACTAGCAGTATTTTATGTTTTGATCTTTCCGGGAAATATTGCTCAATATGTTAATGGAACTGATGCCTTCGGGTTAGATACAGACCGAAAAAGGCTCATCAGGCTCTTTTTCCAGCCGGTATTAATTTTATGGGCACTTTGGTCAACAGGAGCATGGAAATATTTGTTTAATAAGAAAGAAACTAAAAAAAATCATGATTAA
- a CDS encoding glutathione peroxidase, translating into MINSFYDLEAEDIKGQKIPMSEFEGKTVVVVNTASKCGLTPQYEGLENLYEKYKDKGLVILGFPCNQFAGQEPGDENDIQEFCQLNYGVSFPMFSKVDVNGSDTHPVFKYLKSELGGFLGNKIKWNFTKFVIDKNGKPVKRFSPTTKPEKMEATIKAVLKS; encoded by the coding sequence ATGATTAATTCATTTTACGATCTGGAAGCAGAAGATATCAAAGGTCAGAAAATACCGATGAGTGAATTTGAAGGCAAAACTGTAGTAGTAGTTAATACTGCCAGTAAATGCGGTTTAACCCCTCAATATGAAGGCCTGGAAAATCTATATGAAAAATACAAGGATAAGGGTTTAGTAATCCTGGGTTTTCCGTGTAATCAATTTGCCGGTCAGGAGCCTGGTGATGAAAATGACATTCAGGAGTTTTGCCAGTTAAATTATGGAGTTAGTTTCCCGATGTTCTCCAAAGTAGATGTAAACGGGTCGGATACTCATCCGGTTTTCAAATATCTTAAATCTGAACTCGGTGGATTCCTGGGAAACAAAATAAAGTGGAACTTCACGAAATTTGTGATAGATAAAAACGGCAAGCCAGTAAAGCGCTTCTCTCCCACTACCAAACCTGAAAAAATGGAAGCAACAATTAAAGCGGTACTTAAATCTTAA
- a CDS encoding serine hydrolase domain-containing protein has translation MNKVLLPLLVLLIISCSVNQSNDVESDKSDSTASWIDQQVTEILEKENIPSISIATIQNGEPALLKGYGVLNRKGTANSNENTVYQIASVSKMFTGTIANHLLKEGIIDLDEKIVSYLPEDLSTSNKEKLGDIKLRHLMHHRSGLPRDSKVVKRVDGEPFLGGYTEDDLLKDLDVLELEFNSNEKYSYSNIGYGLLGYILERASGKSYEVLLNEYITDPLEMNNTEANPANIDKKITATPYRKDDRNTPTKAWESGKLVPAGGLYSTTEDLSKLMVHQIQDYAEYEKTGSASNFIITEFKAPRKSEIESYGFGLIEVNTERGNIYGHQGDMDGFASSYLFFPKYKVGVILLTSSGGDWLGKLSSEILKKLVEEAKQKG, from the coding sequence ATGAATAAAGTTTTATTACCATTATTAGTATTACTGATTATTTCATGTTCAGTTAATCAAAGTAATGATGTTGAAAGCGATAAATCAGATTCTACAGCATCATGGATAGACCAACAAGTAACAGAAATCTTAGAAAAGGAAAATATACCTTCAATCTCAATCGCAACAATACAGAATGGAGAACCAGCCCTTCTCAAAGGTTATGGTGTATTAAACAGAAAAGGAACTGCAAATTCAAATGAAAATACAGTATATCAAATTGCCTCAGTTTCTAAAATGTTTACTGGTACTATTGCAAATCATCTTTTAAAAGAAGGAATTATAGATCTGGATGAAAAAATAGTCTCATACCTTCCTGAAGACTTATCTACATCTAATAAAGAGAAGTTAGGAGACATAAAATTACGCCATCTGATGCACCATCGTTCCGGGTTACCCAGGGATTCTAAAGTTGTTAAAAGGGTTGATGGAGAACCATTTTTAGGTGGTTATACAGAAGATGATTTATTAAAGGATTTAGATGTTTTAGAATTAGAATTTAATTCTAATGAAAAATATAGTTATTCAAACATAGGCTATGGGCTTTTAGGATATATTTTAGAGCGTGCAAGTGGAAAATCGTACGAAGTCCTACTAAACGAGTATATCACAGATCCATTGGAGATGAATAATACCGAAGCTAATCCAGCTAATATCGATAAGAAGATAACTGCTACTCCATATAGGAAGGACGATAGAAATACACCTACCAAAGCTTGGGAAAGTGGAAAATTAGTTCCTGCGGGAGGTTTATATTCTACGACCGAAGATTTATCTAAACTTATGGTGCATCAGATCCAAGATTATGCAGAATACGAAAAAACAGGATCTGCAAGTAATTTTATAATTACAGAATTTAAAGCACCAAGAAAGTCTGAAATCGAATCTTATGGATTTGGCCTGATTGAAGTAAATACAGAAAGAGGGAATATTTACGGTCATCAGGGAGACATGGATGGTTTTGCCAGTAGTTATTTATTCTTTCCAAAATATAAAGTTGGAGTTATATTACTAACATCCAGTGGTGGTGACTGGCTGGGGAAATTATCGAGTGAAATACTCAAAAAACTCGTAGAAGAAGCAAAACAGAAAGGATAA